The following are encoded in a window of uncultured Methanobrevibacter sp. genomic DNA:
- a CDS encoding restriction endonuclease subunit S encodes MSLEWESCKIGELGKIFSGGTPSTKIKEYWDGDLNWLSSGETRNTYIYATDKFITEEGANNSSTKLANKGDIVIASAGQGFTRGQSSMVMIDTYVNQSVIVISPNDKVNIHYLLYNLKFRYPELRQLSDHASTRGSLTTKIIKDLDIILPDLNTQNKIATIIQYFDKKIETNKKINKNLEEQLSLIFDDYFVKCSDYDEDSLVKTDWGKIPKEWKNIDFGELIQITSGDRPDEKSETKTDDFNIPLFGASKIMGYTKEFSYDEDILIIGRVGTHGVVQRVNYPCFPSDNTFVIKSKYYGFVYQLLKRIDYDSLNTGSTQPLITQKSLKMVNVVLPDENSLFEFENISKVFFDKIYINQNEIGSLTKLRDTLLPKLMSGEIDVSKINCDLE; translated from the coding sequence TTGAGTTTAGAATGGGAATCTTGTAAAATTGGAGAGTTAGGAAAAATATTTTCTGGTGGAACTCCATCCACAAAAATTAAAGAATATTGGGATGGAGATTTAAATTGGTTATCTTCTGGGGAAACTAGAAATACTTATATTTACGCTACTGATAAGTTCATCACAGAAGAAGGTGCTAATAATTCATCTACAAAATTAGCGAATAAAGGTGATATTGTAATTGCATCGGCAGGACAAGGTTTTACTAGAGGACAATCAAGTATGGTAATGATTGATACATATGTCAATCAATCTGTTATTGTTATAAGTCCTAATGATAAAGTAAACATTCATTATTTATTATATAATCTAAAATTTAGATATCCTGAGTTACGGCAACTTTCGGATCATGCAAGTACTAGAGGAAGTTTAACAACAAAGATAATTAAAGATTTAGATATAATTTTGCCCGATTTAAATACTCAAAATAAGATAGCTACTATAATTCAATATTTTGATAAAAAAATTGAAACAAACAAAAAAATAAATAAAAATTTAGAAGAACAATTAAGTTTAATTTTTGATGATTATTTTGTTAAATGTAGTGATTATGATGAAGATTCATTAGTTAAAACTGATTGGGGAAAAATACCTAAAGAATGGAAAAATATTGATTTTGGAGAGTTAATTCAAATAACAAGTGGAGATCGTCCAGATGAAAAATCTGAGACAAAAACAGATGATTTTAATATTCCTTTGTTTGGTGCAAGTAAAATCATGGGGTACACAAAAGAGTTTTCATATGATGAGGATATTCTGATTATTGGACGTGTTGGTACACATGGTGTTGTTCAAAGAGTTAATTATCCTTGTTTCCCTTCAGATAATACATTTGTAATTAAATCTAAATATTATGGATTTGTCTATCAACTTTTAAAAAGAATTGATTATGATTCTTTAAATACTGGTTCAACTCAACCATTAATTACTCAAAAATCTTTAAAAATGGTTAATGTTGTTTTACCTGATGAAAACTCATTATTTGAATTTGAAAATATTAGTAAAGTATTTTTTGATAAAATATACATAAATCAAAATGAAATTGGAAGTTTAACTAAATTAAGAGACACATTACTTCCTAAGTTAATGTCTGGCGAAATCGATGTCTCGAAGATAAATTGTGATTTAGAATAA
- a CDS encoding class I SAM-dependent DNA methyltransferase yields the protein MAKENSSEIGFEKQIWDAADELRGSMDAAEYKHVVLGLIFLKYLSDKFEEKYQELVEEDEGFEEDIDAYTSENIFFVPPEARWSEIAAKANTAENGLTIDNAMKAIEDNNKSLKGILPKNFSRPELDKKKLGAVIDIFTNVQMSEKGDKKDILGRTYEYCLSMFAETEGKKAGEFYTPACVVKTLVSVLKPYDGRVYDPCCGSGGMFVQSKNFIDNHSGNINNLSIYGQESNPTTWKMAKMNLAIRGLEADLGEHQEDTFLNDLHKTLKADFVMANPPFNLKKWGQEQLQDDVRWKYGIPPKGNANFAWMQHMIHHLSPKGKIGLVLANGSLSSTTSGEGKIRQAIVEDDLVECIVALPTQLFYTTGIPVCLWFLNRNKKQKGKTLFIDAREMGTMVSRKLRELTDEDIELIADTFNKFEEGSLEDEKGFCKVSDLEEIKKHDFILTPGRYVGFKPEEDDGIPFEEKMKTLTAELDELFKESNELEAKIRQSLKEIGFEF from the coding sequence ATGGCAAAAGAAAATAGTAGTGAAATTGGATTTGAAAAGCAAATTTGGGATGCAGCTGATGAATTAAGAGGTTCAATGGATGCTGCAGAATATAAGCATGTAGTATTAGGTTTAATCTTTCTAAAATATTTGTCTGATAAATTTGAAGAAAAATATCAGGAACTGGTTGAAGAGGATGAAGGTTTTGAAGAAGATATTGATGCATATACTTCTGAAAATATATTTTTTGTTCCGCCAGAAGCTCGTTGGTCAGAAATTGCTGCTAAAGCAAATACTGCAGAAAACGGCCTAACAATAGATAATGCGATGAAAGCTATTGAGGACAATAACAAATCCCTTAAAGGAATTCTACCTAAAAACTTTTCTCGACCTGAACTTGATAAAAAGAAACTGGGTGCAGTAATTGACATATTTACTAATGTCCAAATGTCTGAAAAAGGGGATAAAAAAGACATTTTGGGGCGTACTTATGAATACTGCTTAAGTATGTTTGCTGAAACTGAAGGTAAAAAGGCGGGAGAGTTTTATACTCCTGCATGTGTTGTAAAAACTTTGGTTTCAGTTTTAAAACCATATGATGGTCGTGTCTACGACCCTTGCTGTGGTTCCGGAGGAATGTTTGTCCAGTCTAAAAACTTCATTGATAATCATAGTGGAAATATAAATAATCTGTCAATTTATGGTCAGGAATCCAATCCAACAACCTGGAAAATGGCAAAAATGAATCTGGCCATTCGTGGACTTGAAGCAGACCTTGGAGAACATCAGGAGGATACATTTCTAAATGATTTGCACAAGACTCTTAAAGCCGATTTTGTAATGGCGAATCCGCCATTTAACCTTAAAAAATGGGGACAGGAACAATTGCAGGATGATGTAAGGTGGAAATATGGAATTCCGCCAAAAGGAAATGCAAACTTTGCATGGATGCAGCATATGATTCACCATTTGTCTCCAAAAGGAAAAATAGGTTTGGTTTTAGCTAACGGATCGCTGTCTTCAACTACTTCTGGTGAAGGAAAAATAAGGCAGGCAATCGTTGAAGATGATTTGGTGGAGTGTATTGTTGCATTACCGACACAACTGTTTTATACAACAGGAATCCCAGTTTGTCTTTGGTTTTTAAATCGTAACAAGAAACAAAAAGGAAAAACTCTCTTTATTGATGCACGTGAAATGGGAACAATGGTTTCAAGGAAATTGCGTGAACTAACTGATGAAGATATTGAATTAATTGCAGATACTTTCAATAAATTTGAAGAAGGTTCTTTAGAAGATGAAAAAGGATTCTGTAAAGTCAGTGATTTGGAAGAGATTAAAAAACATGATTTTATTTTAACTCCTGGACGTTATGTAGGATTTAAACCTGAAGAAGATGATGGAATACCATTTGAAGAGAAGATGAAAACATTAACAGCAGAGTTGGATGAATTGTTTAAAGAATCTAATGAACTTGAAGCAAAGATTCGCCAAAGTTTAAAGGAGATTGGATTTGAATTCTAG
- a CDS encoding type I restriction endonuclease subunit R — MINISGYNEDSYEKSLIELFQNLGYSHYYGPEIERDYKNPLFMADLENIYSINSDKSNLAIENTINIIQDFGIGSLEYKNEKFMDYLQNGVSVNYWEDGEEKATLIKLVDWENIENNTFTIINQWTIEEKEIKRPDIVVFLNGFPLVVIELKSPSRDDTDVSEAYNQLHRYMYVIPSLFNYNAFCVMSDMAESRAGTITAPEDRFMEWKSVDGSYESTKWADFNTFFNGIFDKVRFLDILKYFTVYSKDTKNSIKIMGAYHQYFAVNKAVKSTLNAIETNGKAGVFWHTQGSGKSLSMVFYVKKLINELNSPTFVVVTDRNDLDQQLYEQFTKCADFLRQIPIQATSRKHLTELLNNHQANGIFFTTMQKFEESSDVLTDRKDVIVISDEAHRSQYGLEERVDPKTGEIKIGAARRIRNALPNATYIGFTGTPISRIDKSTREVFGDYIDIYDMTQSVEDGATVPLSYESRVAKIHLDESILQLIDEEYDKLAEEAQDYDIWRSKHELSKMESLLGAPEIIEDICQDIIYHYEENRQYELTGKAMIVGYSREIAIKMYKKILELRPEWNEKIKVVMSGSNKDPKEWNEIIGDKSYKKQLENKFKDDDDPMKIAIVVDMWLTGFDVPSLSTMYVFKPMKGHNLMQAIARVNRVFKGKEGGLIVDYIGIASALRKAMSEYTDRDNKNYGEMDVEKVAYPKFQEKLEICRNLFYGYDYSKFFGDSNLERSNVISGGVNFFEHPLMDEKKKEYIKQSLMLKHALSLCRSVAKEKERFEAAFFEAVRSVLVKLNSDKHLSFHEINERISELLKQSIKSEGVISVIDVADEISLFDPDFLDKVANMREENLAIKILEKLLNEQVRVYKKTNLVKSEEFSQMLKETMERYIKGNISNEEVIQELVKMAELIKNAHNEGEELGLTEEELAFYNAIALPENIRDFYDDKTLVLITQELTEALRANRTIDWQKKESARAKMRLIVKKLLKKYDYPPKEMAGALEKVIAQCELWVDEAA, encoded by the coding sequence TTGATTAATATTTCTGGTTATAATGAAGATTCTTATGAAAAATCCTTAATTGAATTATTTCAAAATTTAGGATATTCTCACTATTACGGTCCTGAAATTGAAAGAGATTATAAAAATCCTTTGTTTATGGCTGATTTAGAAAATATATATTCAATTAATTCTGATAAAAGCAATTTGGCCATTGAGAATACAATTAATATTATTCAAGATTTTGGTATCGGAAGTTTGGAATATAAAAATGAAAAATTTATGGATTATCTGCAAAATGGTGTATCTGTTAATTATTGGGAAGATGGTGAGGAAAAAGCAACACTAATTAAATTGGTAGATTGGGAAAATATAGAAAATAATACTTTTACTATTATTAACCAATGGACAATTGAAGAAAAAGAAATTAAACGTCCTGACATTGTTGTTTTTCTTAATGGTTTTCCATTAGTAGTTATTGAACTTAAGTCACCTTCTAGAGACGATACTGATGTATCTGAAGCATATAATCAGTTGCATAGGTATATGTATGTTATTCCATCATTATTTAATTACAATGCTTTTTGTGTTATGAGTGACATGGCGGAATCTCGAGCAGGTACAATAACTGCTCCTGAAGATAGGTTTATGGAATGGAAATCTGTGGATGGAAGTTACGAGTCAACAAAATGGGCGGATTTTAATACTTTTTTCAATGGAATATTTGACAAAGTTCGTTTTTTAGATATATTAAAATATTTCACTGTTTATTCTAAAGATACTAAAAACTCTATAAAGATTATGGGTGCATATCATCAGTATTTTGCAGTAAATAAAGCTGTTAAATCAACTTTAAATGCTATTGAAACAAATGGAAAAGCAGGTGTGTTTTGGCATACTCAAGGTAGTGGAAAAAGTTTATCTATGGTATTTTATGTTAAAAAACTCATAAATGAGCTTAATAGTCCTACATTTGTTGTTGTCACTGATAGAAATGATTTGGACCAACAGTTATATGAGCAATTTACAAAATGTGCTGACTTTTTAAGACAAATTCCAATACAAGCAACAAGTAGGAAACATTTAACTGAATTATTAAATAACCACCAAGCCAATGGAATATTTTTTACAACAATGCAAAAATTTGAAGAATCTAGTGATGTTTTAACAGACAGAAAGGATGTTATTGTTATTTCAGATGAAGCTCATAGAAGTCAATATGGTCTTGAAGAAAGAGTAGATCCTAAAACAGGTGAAATTAAAATAGGCGCTGCAAGAAGAATTAGAAATGCACTTCCAAATGCAACATATATTGGTTTTACTGGAACTCCAATTTCTAGAATAGATAAAAGCACTAGGGAAGTATTTGGTGATTATATTGATATTTATGATATGACTCAGTCAGTAGAAGATGGAGCTACAGTTCCATTAAGTTATGAAAGTCGTGTTGCAAAAATACATTTGGATGAGTCAATTTTACAATTAATTGATGAGGAGTATGATAAATTAGCTGAAGAGGCTCAGGATTATGATATTTGGAGAAGCAAACATGAATTAAGTAAAATGGAAAGTTTGCTTGGAGCTCCTGAAATCATTGAAGATATCTGTCAGGACATAATCTATCACTACGAAGAAAATCGTCAATATGAACTTACTGGAAAGGCAATGATTGTTGGTTATTCAAGAGAAATTGCTATAAAAATGTATAAAAAAATATTGGAGCTGCGCCCTGAATGGAATGAGAAAATAAAAGTTGTAATGAGTGGTTCTAATAAAGATCCAAAGGAATGGAATGAAATCATTGGAGATAAATCTTACAAAAAACAATTGGAAAACAAATTTAAGGATGATGATGACCCCATGAAAATAGCAATTGTTGTAGACATGTGGCTTACGGGATTTGATGTGCCATCACTCTCGACAATGTATGTATTCAAACCAATGAAAGGCCATAACCTGATGCAAGCTATTGCCCGTGTAAATAGGGTATTTAAAGGAAAAGAAGGCGGTCTAATTGTTGATTATATTGGTATAGCATCCGCTTTAAGAAAAGCTATGAGTGAATATACTGATAGGGACAACAAAAACTATGGTGAGATGGATGTTGAAAAAGTAGCTTATCCGAAATTCCAGGAAAAACTTGAAATTTGCCGTAATTTGTTCTATGGTTATGATTACTCTAAATTTTTTGGTGATAGTAATTTAGAAAGGTCAAATGTAATAAGTGGGGGAGTTAATTTCTTTGAACATCCCTTAATGGATGAAAAGAAAAAGGAATATATTAAACAATCACTGATGCTTAAACATGCATTATCTTTATGTCGAAGTGTTGCAAAAGAAAAAGAAAGATTTGAAGCAGCATTTTTTGAAGCTGTCAGATCTGTTTTAGTTAAATTGAATTCAGATAAACATTTATCCTTCCATGAAATTAATGAAAGGATTTCTGAATTACTAAAACAATCTATTAAAAGTGAGGGAGTCATTAGTGTAATTGATGTGGCTGATGAAATTTCATTATTTGATCCGGACTTTTTAGATAAAGTTGCTAATATGAGGGAGGAAAATTTGGCAATTAAGATTTTAGAAAAGTTATTGAATGAGCAAGTAAGAGTTTATAAAAAAACTAATTTGGTTAAATCAGAGGAATTCTCTCAGATGCTTAAAGAAACAATGGAAAGATATATTAAAGGAAATATATCTAATGAAGAAGTTATTCAGGAATTAGTTAAGATGGCAGAATTAATTAAAAATGCCCATAATGAAGGTGAAGAATTAGGATTAACCGAAGAAGAATTGGCATTTTATAATGCAATAGCTCTTCCAGAAAATATTCGTGATTTCTATGATGATAAAACACTAGTTTTAATTACTCAGGAATTAACAGAAGCACTGAGAGCCAATAGAACAATTGATTGGCAGAAAAAAGAGTCTGCAAGGGCTAAAATGAGACTTATAGTTAAAAAATTACTTAAAAAATATGATTATCCTCCAAAAGAGATGGCTGGGGCATTAGAAAAAGTTATTGCTCAATGTGAGTTATGGGTAGATGAAGCAGCTTAG
- a CDS encoding sodium-dependent transporter: protein MNNQSQWNSRVAFLLSMIGAAVGLGNIWRYSYVVYSHGGGTFFIPYLIAILIMGIPFLILEYGIGYRHKDSFSNILKGINPKLEYVSWALVLIIYFVLIYYLVIVSWDLVYLGSSINFGWGADSALYFVRNVGGSSNLANMANFIIPTTVAMVIVWIFVWYISHKDLNEGIGRASKILMPLLFFIMAFIIIFAVTLPGAGIGISALLNPDWQMLLNVNIWLAAFSQIIFSLSMGESISLTYASYLPEGSKLTDNVLIVVFANCAFEVITSFGIFSILGYMSYTSGTPMVELVSEGTGLVFVVFPMIFNVMGFFGRIIAPLLFIAILFAGISSAVAVFEPMINSTVHKLSWSRRKAVTVWSVVGCIISLVFTTGISSYLVGIVDSFITEFCILFLIAVQCIIFTWFYDIEEVIPILNENDRVKVGKTWLFTLKYILPIFLLLMWINGVYHLLLNAKTFELTVYVIITVIILILSYIFTNIKEKPQ from the coding sequence ATGAATAATCAAAGTCAATGGAATTCAAGAGTTGCATTTCTTTTATCAATGATTGGTGCGGCTGTCGGACTTGGAAATATATGGCGTTACAGCTATGTGGTCTATTCCCATGGAGGAGGGACTTTTTTTATTCCATATTTAATTGCAATTCTGATTATGGGAATTCCATTTCTTATACTTGAATACGGTATAGGATACAGGCACAAGGATTCCTTTTCAAATATCCTCAAGGGCATCAATCCCAAGCTGGAGTATGTCTCCTGGGCGCTGGTTCTGATTATTTATTTTGTTTTGATTTATTATCTTGTTATTGTAAGCTGGGATCTAGTATATCTCGGGTCAAGCATTAATTTCGGCTGGGGAGCGGATTCCGCATTGTATTTTGTTAGAAATGTTGGCGGAAGCTCTAATCTGGCCAATATGGCAAACTTTATAATTCCGACAACCGTTGCAATGGTGATTGTATGGATTTTTGTCTGGTACATTTCACACAAGGATTTGAATGAAGGAATAGGCAGGGCTTCAAAAATATTAATGCCACTGCTTTTTTTTATAATGGCGTTTATTATCATTTTCGCAGTGACACTTCCTGGAGCCGGTATTGGAATAAGCGCACTTCTAAATCCGGACTGGCAGATGCTTTTAAATGTTAATATATGGCTTGCTGCCTTTTCACAGATTATTTTCTCATTGAGTATGGGAGAGTCAATTTCTCTTACATATGCAAGTTACCTGCCTGAGGGGTCTAAATTAACGGACAACGTTCTGATTGTGGTTTTTGCAAACTGCGCATTTGAAGTAATAACTTCATTCGGAATATTTTCCATTCTCGGATATATGTCCTATACTTCAGGAACGCCGATGGTTGAGCTTGTAAGTGAAGGTACAGGACTTGTATTTGTTGTATTTCCGATGATTTTTAATGTTATGGGATTTTTCGGACGTATAATTGCACCCCTGCTCTTTATAGCAATATTATTTGCCGGAATTTCATCAGCAGTTGCAGTATTTGAACCTATGATTAATTCCACTGTCCATAAGCTCAGCTGGTCCCGTAGAAAAGCGGTGACTGTATGGTCAGTTGTGGGATGTATAATTTCACTTGTCTTTACAACAGGAATCAGCAGTTATCTGGTGGGCATTGTCGACAGTTTCATTACAGAATTCTGCATTCTCTTTTTAATCGCAGTTCAATGCATAATATTTACATGGTTCTATGACATTGAAGAGGTTATTCCGATACTGAATGAAAATGACAGAGTTAAAGTTGGAAAAACATGGTTATTTACACTTAAATATATATTGCCGATATTTTTACTGTTAATGTGGATTAATGGGGTATATCATTTGCTTTTAAATGCAAAAACATTTGAATTAACTGTTTATGTGATAATAACAGTTATTATTCTGATACTGAGCTATATTTTTACAAATATTAAAGAAAAGCCACAGTAA